From the Corvus moneduloides isolate bCorMon1 chromosome 13, bCorMon1.pri, whole genome shotgun sequence genome, the window GTGACGAGTAATTGGGAGTCTGGGGAGAACGTCAGCGAGCGGATGGGCATCGCATGGCCTGcaaggcacagggacacagattAGGACGTGCTATTACTCTGGCTAATGCCAGTGTTTGGCAAGCTATACCACAACAGCACTCCCTGCTCAAAGAGAGCAGCCTCTGAAGCCTCTTCCTCTCTAGAGGCTTCTTCCCACAACAGAAAATGGAAACGGACAGCAATTCTCAATTTTGAATGTTAAGACATGTCTGCAACACAAAGAGTATcgtatttttttcagctgtggatCTTTATTAGAAATTATGTCCTATTTTATAGTATGATTGCATATTtaagttgttggggttttggttaCAATTGGGCAGAAACTGCAAGAGCATTAAAAGCCCATGTATCTGTTAGGAAAATGCATGCGTTCTACAACATAAAATgttcagttattttttaaaacagcaataAATTGCTATAGAACAGATAccataagaaaaagaaaaaccatatGCATGGCAGCCCACATTTGGTTTAGCTTCATTCCCTTGTACTTTCTGCAATACATGGAACTACTATTTAAGAATTTAGTTAAGCATTACTGACTGGATCTTttgaaaaaaggcatttatgATGCAAGCCTGAGTTTACGGTTTGCCTCTAATATTTTAAGTGGTTTAGGTTAGAGCACACTAAATAACTAAACACTGTCTAATGGACAAAAATGTCAACTCACTGATGCCAGGGCTGTTGTAGCTTATTCTGACTTGCATTATATCCTTTGATTTTGTCAGAAATGAGGCCAGAATTTGGGTGTTGCAAATAACCAAACCATACCTTCTAGCGTATGCAGAAGTTTTCCAGTTGCAATATCAAAAATATTGATAATGCCATCTATTGCTCCACTGGCCAAGTATTTTCCATCTGGACTCtgtaataaaacacaaaaagtgTGATTCAACATCTGTGTGCATTTATGCTGTGTAACCCCTGACATTCCCTTGCCAACTTTTCACAAGTAATCATCTATGCAAGATACCTGGACTCCAAAAATCCTGAAGACTATAAGCAAgatcaaaatgtattttccagaTGTGCATGGGGGAAACGTCACACAATTTGTATTTGGACCTACAGCTGTCACTTAGTATTATTGTAGAGATAAACTGATagatggaaacaaaaatacctATTTACAACATTACAGCAGTAGCAATTTCTCATAAGAAATTATCAATTGTGCTTCTTACATATGCAATGCTAAGGATGAACTTTCCTCTGGTGTCCAGAGaatattctttctttccagtttcaacaccaaaaatatttactttccCCACATGACTTCCTGTTGCAAGGTACTGGGAATCAGGTGAAAAAGCCAGGGACCAAGCATCAactgtattaaaaagaaaaaaccagttAGCTGGATCCTGTTTCTAGTTCTTATTCAACAGTGTCAGTTCTGTATGCATCTGTTCAGACATTTAACCCTCTAAGACTGTACAAGCTTATCACATTACCCCTTCTATGTAATTAATGGAGCATATCTTGAGCCATTTACTTACACTTAGTAAAAGATTACATTTTCTAGTAAGACCTTGATCTTATGAGGCCCTCCTGTAACAATAAATTTAGAATTTAAGACTGCATCAGTTAAGCCTAAATTCTTACTTTTCTCCTAGTACCAAAAGATTGAAACTACTGAAAAAAGCAACACGTAGCAAAGCATAGAAGATGCAGGAGAAATGCAGATATACAAACATAACACAGATAACATTCCCGCAACTGAATGTAAAAACCCAGTTTTTTATAGCAGTGCAATGTATTTATCTGGCAGGATGTAattcacaggtttttttctataaGCTTAATATTAATTGCTTAAAACACTGCAAGACTGTTCTTAAATTTGTGACTTCCAATGTACTCATGAAATATTTGGAATAAGACCTTAGGCCCTTGGAGCCTAATTCCATCTTGGAAAACATTAGCATTGTTAACATTGATAACTGTTTTAACTTGCTCACTCAGGATTGGATGTGCTGGATAAAAAAGGATCACATGCATGACTCAAATTCATTGCAGTGTGATGAAGAATGTTCAGTTTCTTTGTAAATCAATCTGAATAAGCACCTGAATTCTTTCTTCCAAATATCCTTTTATCAATACATGTGTAAGAGCAAGCTGGTTTCCATTCTGCTTTATGCATATAGCAAAAAGCCAATCTATGTGTACCTGAGAAAGCACAAGTAGCgtgtaaaaataaatgcaaaattgtCTGATGCTGCTTTGTCTTGAGTTCATAAAACCACTATGATTTCTGCAAATAGAGAAAGATTAAACGCCCCAAACACCTTAATCCCCAACCACTATGATTTCTGCAAATAGAGAAAGATTAAACGCCCCAAACACCTTAATCCCCAACCACTATGATTTCTGCAAATAGAGAAAGATTAAAGCCCCCAAACACCTTAATCCCCTCATATACCCCACTCCCCCACTGTTCAGTATTTGCCAGGAAGAGTAAGCATTGTTCTCATGCAGAGCCAGCTCAGCACTGGTATCTTACCAGGACCAGCATCTATGGACTTGATCTGTTTGCCAGTCTCTAAATCCCAGAGGCGAATGTGGGCGTCCAGGGAGCTGGATGCTGCAATGGCGCCCGTGTGGCTGATGTCCACAGACACCACCCCCAGCTGGTGACCCTCCAAAGTCCACTGCAGATCCAGCTTTTCATCATTCCTTTggtgcaagagaaagaaaagcctcaTTAGGAACAGCTAGGGGTACTGAACCATCCTCAACctcacacaaaacaaacaatccACATTCCTCCACTTGATCAACACAAGGCAATCCAAGTCCACCCTTGAAATGTGAAGGGCTACACACAAACTCTCTGTACTCAAAGAACTGACAAATCAATCATTTACCATATTCCTGCAAAGCAGGTACTTCGTCCCACCAAAAAACGTCCATCACACACCAGTCTATGGGTGCTCACAGAGCTGATGTTCACCTGTGAGCTCAGCACAAAGTGCCATGATTGACATTTTCACAGCCACCACAGCCAAGCCAACCTGTCACTGAAGTGATGCACATCCTTCACACTGCTTTGCCTAAGAGACAGAATAACTTCTTTGCAAAAGCACACTTCCGTAAGAATTatcaggatttttctttttcaataaaaaaggaagatgtcttttcttcttttccactATTCCCATTACTGCTTTCACAATACACATCTCCAAGGGCATTGTGTCATCAAAAGATGCATTTCTCATTCTTTGGTTTAGAAATACATCAAGTATTCTCTGACATGCATTTTCAAAAGGATTCTCATTCTTTGGAAATGAAAGCACACCAGAATGCCACCACTCCAAGAGAAAGCACACACCACTGGAGATAAGCTTGCTCAAAGAAGCACCTCTGTGTGCCAGGCTACCCCTCCCGTGAGGCAACTTCTAACATCCCTGCAGATGGTGGAAATTCAAGACTGCTCCACACTGACTACTTCCAAGGCCTAAAACAGGTTAACATGGAACACTTACCACTTCCAGACCTTCACCAGATCATCCAAAGAACCAGAGATCACTGTTTCAGAaccatcatttttattttttccccaggcaACTGACCAAATGGCATCATCGTGAGCTAAAAGAGAATATAAGCAtaggaattaaatattttcttttgatagAAGACCACAATCAGTTTTGGTAATGCTGAAATGGCTAACTGCAATGCTGGCAATAGACCCCCCTGCTCCTCGGTTCTATTGAGTGCTTCGAGAGCCTTgtcactgttttctttgctcCAAAACATGCAATGTGTTGTGTGACCAACGTCACtgctgaaaaagcagcacagctacCTCTGAGTTACTCAGATTTATGCCTAATATAAACATAATCAAGTCTCCTCACACGGATACCTGCCATTATCAAATTTACATCATCCCAGAACACCGACATTGCTCAATACCCGTTAGCGTTTGCTCACCTTGCTCTTGCTTGAAGAGAATACcgtactaaaaagaaaaaataataaatattacaCATCAGCACCctatagatatatatacacatatatatatatatatatatatatatatatatatacacctcAAGCCAGCAGTTAGCCTAGCTAACGCTGTTTTTAATTACCTGTGTGGTCATGTCTTTCTGAAAACGATCCCGACGGGAGCGCTCTGGAAAAAGCCGGACACAGCTCCTGCCGCCGTCGCGCCTTGATGACCTCAGTGACCACCGAGAGCGCCACTCCCCAGTGCCCGCCGGCTCCCGCGCCCTCTACCGCCGCCCTGTGGCCGGGAGGCCCAGGCGGACACATCCCGCCGGCGGGAACGGCGCGCGCCGCCTGCAGCGCCCTCAGGGACAGCGGGGCTGAGTCCCCCGGCCTCGCGTCCTGACCCTCAGCGCCCTCAGGGACAGCGGGGCTGAGTCCCCCGGCCTCGCGTCCTGACCCTCAGCGCCCTCAGGGACAGCGGGGCTGAGTCCCTGGCCCCGCGTCCCGCAGTTGTGTCCCACAGCTTACATCTTCATCGCCGCCTCTCACTCATCCGTCCCGCTCACCCACAGGAGCCCCAGGCGCGGGGCTGGCGCCGCCGCTGTCAGAAGCCCTCAGCGTCTTCGCTGTGTGATACCATTGCCAGTGATGCCCTGCGGTGCTGCGATGGCAGGGATGGTGTAAGCTGTGGGACACACCAAGGACTGAGGGGTGCGTTCAAGTCCGCCTGCCCATCCGTGTAGGAAGCTCCTGACGGAAGGCTGAGCTGGCTGCCTGTTGTCTGAGGTGTGGAGGGGGCAAGGGGCAGGCTGAGCACAGCACGGACCGACCCCAcgctccaggggctgcagcactgcccatgGCTCTCACCACGGCACAGAAGGCTTTAACTtcacataatcacagaatcattaaggttggaaaggatctcCAAGATCATAAAGCCCAACCTTAGTTCACCGCCTTGTCAACTAAGCCAGACcacaaagtgccacatccagtcatttcttgaacacttcagggatAGTGACTCCATGACCTCCCTAGGCAGCTCATttcaatgcctgaccaccctttctgtgaagaaattcttcctgatgtccagcctgtGCCTCCCTTGAcgcaacttgaggctgtttcctctggtcctgtcacttgtttatgggagaagagcctgatccccacctggctacgccctcctgtcagggagttatagagagtgagaaggtcccccctgagcaTCCTCCAGGCTGAGTCCCCACAggtccctcagccactccttgtGCTCCAGAAAGGAAGTTTCCCTACTGATCATCTGTGTCAGACCAGGAAAAAAGGTA encodes:
- the WDR61 gene encoding WD repeat-containing protein 61, with the protein product MTTQYGILFKQEQAHDDAIWSVAWGKNKNDGSETVISGSLDDLVKVWKWNDEKLDLQWTLEGHQLGVVSVDISHTGAIAASSSLDAHIRLWDLETGKQIKSIDAGPVDAWSLAFSPDSQYLATGSHVGKVNIFGVETGKKEYSLDTRGKFILSIAYSPDGKYLASGAIDGIINIFDIATGKLLHTLEGHAMPIRSLTFSPDSQLLVTASDDGYIKIYDVQHANLAGTLSGHGSWVLNVAFCPDDTHFVSSSSDKSVKVWDAGTRTCVHTFFDHQDQVWGVKYNGSGSKIVSVGDDQEIHIYDCPV